Below is a window of Candidatus Trichorickettsia mobilis DNA.
GGGTTAATCACAGCTATTATTACGCCATTTAAAAATAATCAATTGGATTTGGTAGCGTTGGGTAAAATTCTGGAATATCAAATTGAACATAATGTTGATGGGGTGGTAATAGCGGGAACTACAGGTGAGGGAAGTAGCTTAAGTCATAATGAGTATAAAATATTATTACAATCAGCAATAGCAATAGTACAAAAACGTATGCCAATAATTGCTGGTTGTTGTTCTAGTAATACTATGGTTGCTTTGGATATAGCTTTGATCTGTCAAGAAGTGGGAGTGGATGGCTTAATGTGTACGATTCCACCATATGTAAAACCTACTACAGAAGGTATTTACCAGCATATTAAAACTATTCATGATGCGACAAGCTTACCGATAATGATCTATAACACTCAAAGCAGAACTGGAGTCAATATTTCTGATGAAAACATCTTGCGACTTGCTGACCTACCAAGAGTGATGGCTTTAAAGGATACTGGGACAGATATCGAGCGACCATTAAGGTTGAATCCGTTGCTTAAGCAAATTAAGCAGAACTTTAATTTACTGACTGGTGATGATCCTATAGCTTTAGCTTATAGAGCGCATGGTGGAGTAGGGTGTGTATCTGTGGCTGGTAATATAGTGCCTAAACTGTGTAAAAACTTACAAATTTGCTGTGAACGTAACGATTTTGCTACAGCGTTAACTATTCATCAACAACTATTTCCTCTTTATCAAGCATTATTTGCCGAAACCAACCCAATGCCGGTGAAATATGCAGCATCATATTTAGGACTATGTACCGAAGAATTAAGGCTACCATTGGTAGCAGCGAGTACCGAAACTAGAAAATCAATTGTACAAGCCATGAATACTCTTATCTAACTCCAGCATGGGTGAGGTATCTATTCACTAAATTGTTCAAGCAATAATACACAACTAGCACGTAAATCAAGATCATAGTTTATGGTATTATTAATAAGCTTATGAATGGTTTCAAATTTCTGCAGTAAGTATGTTGGTGTTGACATGCGTAGCCTATTTATAACTTCAATTTCAGCATTGCTTAATTCCAGCTGGACTCCAGCTGATTTTTTAGTAATTCTTACCATAAATTGTAAGATATAATCAGCAATTACTACCCAGTGCTCTCGGTTCTTATCAGAAACTTTTTTAAGTAATTCCAGTTTTTGTACGGAATTATTATTAGCTAATATATTGATGAGCTGGTAATAAGCTTCATCAGTCTCATTTTGTATGGTTGATAGATGATGAATTTTAGCACAACGTGATCTGATAGTAGGTAATATACTTACAGCAGTAGTCGTAATTAAAAAAATATAGCTATTACCCGGGGCTTCTTCTAGTATCTTAAGCGTACAATTAGCTGCATGATGATTCATTAGCTCAGCTCTAGCTATAATCGCTATTTTGTGGGGAAACATAATTGAGGTACGATTAAAGAATTCTTGTAACTCTCTAATTTGTTCTACTGAGATATCTTTATTTTGAGGGTTAGGTTTTTTTTCTACTAGTTTGAAGTCTGGATTATTTTGCAATGAGATTTTATTATCAAATAAGGTTTGGTCAATAAATTTTTGTAGTTCAGTCAGGGTTTGATCAGGATCATTAGTGTTAATTAACCAGCTATTATGCAGTTTATTTAGTTTATAACTAGTTTTTAAAAGCTCTATCATTGGTATACTCGGTTTACTTGAAGAATTGGCGTTGTCGCTGCCTACGATCTGCGGTGCTCACGTAGTGATCTACGCTGCGCTCCTCGACTTGGCGCTCCTAGCTCTTCTCCAAGTAAAACTTCGTCTACCAACTCTTCATTTATAAGGGATGTATATATTTTTTTTAAACGTTCAATACTATGCTCAATCCCAATAATTTCAATAATTTCAAAGATACTAGGAGAATTAGCCAATCCAGTGATTAGAGCTCTGATCGGTTTCATAAGCTCTCCAAGCTTGATTTGATTATCTACAGCTAAATGTTTAAACGAGTCTTGAATCGTTTCTTTATCAGTGGCTTTTATAGTTTTTAGCATGGCTATCACCTGTTCCACATAATTCTTATCACTTTGTTGCAATATCAGTACTGCCTCATCACTATATTCGATAGGGTTTGAGATCAGAAAAATTTTAGCAAGCTCCACCAAGTCTGTAATTAGTTCTGCTCTAATTTTAATGGCATCCATACCTTGTAAGATATATTTACTTTCTTCATCACTAATTTTATAATGTTTTGCCAATTCTGCAACAACTATAGAAGTTAATTCCTGATTATCTTTATTACGTAGATAATGAGCATTTAAATGACGCATTTTAGCAAAATCAAGTCTAGCTGGTGACGCCCCAAGACCTTCGAGATTAAACCAATTTATGGCAGTAGTTTTTGCAATAATTTCATCATCACCATGACTCCAACCAAGTCTAAGTAAATAATTGCACAAAGCTTCAGGCAAATATCCCATTTCTTTATAAGCTTCAACTCCGAGTGCGCCATGGCGCTTTGATAATTTAGCGCCATCAGGACCATGGATTAACGGTATATGTACCATTTCTGGAATTTTCCAGCAAAAAGCTTGATAAAGCTGTATTTGTCTTGCTGCATTAGTTAGATGATCATCGCCTCTGATGATATGAGTAATTTCCATATCATGATCGTCAACTACTACTGCTAGCATATAGGTAGCAGTACCATCGCTGCGAACTAACACCATATCGTCCATGTGAGTATTTTCAATGACTACATCTCCCTGGAGTCGGTCATGAATAATGGTTTGACCTTCTTTGTTAGCTTTTAGTCTGATTACCGGTTTGATATCTTTAGGGTAAGTTTTAGGATCAGCCTCACGCCATGGACTATTAAAGAGAAAATGCTGTTTATTTGCAGCTGCACTATTACGTAACTGTTCAATATCTGTTTGTGGCGTAAAACAATAATAGGCTTTTCCTTGATTTAATAATTGCATAGCAGCTTGATAATGCAGCTCATTGCGTTTTGCTTGATATATTATTTCACCATCCCAATCTAAGCCTAACCATTTAAGGCTGGTTAAAATAGCTGTGGTTGCTTCTGCAGTAGATCTTACCTTATCAGTATCTTCAATTCTGAGTAAGAATTTACCATGATTATGACGAGCAAATAAATAATTAAATAAAGCAGTTCTAGCACTACCAATATGTAAAAATCCGGTTGGTGATGGGGCAAATCTGGTGATTACGGTCATTAATTTACTCTTGATTGTTGGTATTATTTTGCTATGCTATAACTTCATGGTGCTTTGTACCCACCATAATCACACTAGCTTGTTCCGAGCTATTAATGCGGACTCCTTTAGTCGGGAGTCCTGTTACTATACAATAGTGCCTTTGGCATAAAGGTAGCAGGGCATGAGTGTGATCATGGGTATAAGCTCCCGGCATCAAATCTATTGATTTTAAAAAGGAGTCTTAAGTCATGGAACATAATTTTATT
It encodes the following:
- the dapA gene encoding 4-hydroxy-tetrahydrodipicolinate synthase, which produces MNNIFKGLITAIITPFKNNQLDLVALGKILEYQIEHNVDGVVIAGTTGEGSSLSHNEYKILLQSAIAIVQKRMPIIAGCCSSNTMVALDIALICQEVGVDGLMCTIPPYVKPTTEGIYQHIKTIHDATSLPIMIYNTQSRTGVNISDENILRLADLPRVMALKDTGTDIERPLRLNPLLKQIKQNFNLLTGDDPIALAYRAHGGVGCVSVAGNIVPKLCKNLQICCERNDFATALTIHQQLFPLYQALFAETNPMPVKYAASYLGLCTEELRLPLVAASTETRKSIVQAMNTLI
- a CDS encoding DNA polymerase III subunit delta' (catalyzes the DNA-template-directed extension of the 3'-end of a DNA strand; the delta' subunit seems to interact with the gamma subunit to transfer the beta subunit on the DNA) gives rise to the protein MIELLKTSYKLNKLHNSWLINTNDPDQTLTELQKFIDQTLFDNKISLQNNPDFKLVEKKPNPQNKDISVEQIRELQEFFNRTSIMFPHKIAIIARAELMNHHAANCTLKILEEAPGNSYIFLITTTAVSILPTIRSRCAKIHHLSTIQNETDEAYYQLINILANNNSVQKLELLKKVSDKNREHWVVIADYILQFMVRITKKSAGVQLELSNAEIEVINRLRMSTPTYLLQKFETIHKLINNTINYDLDLRASCVLLLEQFSE